A section of the Natronolimnobius sp. AArcel1 genome encodes:
- a CDS encoding ABC transporter ATP-binding protein has protein sequence MTDITLDNITKRFEDVTAVDSLDLEIDDGEFLVLVGPSGCGKSTTLRMLAGLESVTDGDILANSEPITDLVPKNRNVAMVFQNYALYPHMSAKRNMTFGMKSAGSYTDEEIEDLVTEAAAILDIEDLLERKPKALSGGERQRVAIGRALVRDPDYLLMDEPLSNLDAKLRIQMRAELSELHDELETTTIYVTHDQTEAMTLGDRVAVMNAGELQQVAHPQELYDYPANRFVAEFIGSPAMNTLPVEIRKDGDGYVATGTDVDVQLPQADGLADFEGDRLLLGVRPEDLHEDAADADTSIQAEVTVTEPLGDTTLIHGEVAGTMAKFKVSARSSLRQGDIVEFGADLDRLHLFDDETGTTIYHSDRSLETAEKQLSQ, from the coding sequence ATGACTGATATTACACTCGACAACATTACGAAACGGTTCGAAGATGTCACGGCGGTCGACTCGCTCGACTTAGAGATTGATGACGGCGAATTCCTCGTCCTCGTCGGCCCCTCGGGTTGTGGGAAGTCGACAACGTTGCGGATGCTCGCCGGACTTGAAAGCGTTACTGACGGTGATATTCTCGCCAACAGCGAACCGATCACCGATCTAGTGCCAAAAAACCGCAACGTCGCGATGGTGTTCCAGAACTACGCGCTCTACCCACATATGTCGGCGAAGCGAAACATGACGTTCGGCATGAAGTCAGCAGGCAGCTACACTGACGAGGAGATTGAAGACCTCGTCACCGAAGCGGCGGCGATCCTTGACATTGAGGATCTCCTTGAACGCAAGCCGAAAGCGCTCTCAGGTGGGGAACGTCAGCGTGTCGCGATCGGCCGCGCGCTCGTCCGTGATCCGGATTATCTCCTGATGGACGAGCCACTGTCAAATCTCGACGCAAAGTTGCGAATCCAGATGCGCGCCGAGTTGAGCGAACTCCATGACGAACTCGAGACGACAACCATCTACGTCACACACGACCAGACCGAGGCCATGACGCTTGGCGATCGTGTTGCCGTAATGAACGCTGGGGAACTCCAGCAGGTCGCTCACCCACAGGAGTTGTACGATTATCCAGCCAACCGGTTCGTCGCTGAGTTCATTGGGAGTCCGGCGATGAACACACTACCGGTCGAAATCCGGAAAGACGGTGACGGCTACGTGGCAACCGGTACCGACGTTGACGTCCAGTTGCCACAGGCCGACGGTCTGGCCGATTTCGAAGGTGATCGTTTGCTCCTTGGCGTCCGGCCAGAGGACCTCCACGAGGACGCGGCTGATGCGGACACGTCAATCCAAGCAGAAGTCACCGTGACCGAACCTCTTGGCGACACGACGTTGATTCACGGCGAGGTTGCCGGCACGATGGCGAAGTTCAAGGTCAGTGCTCGCTCATCGCTTCGACAGGGTGATATCGTCGAGTTCGGAGCCGACCTTGACCGACTCCACCTCTTTGACGACGAAACCGGAACGACGATCTACCACTCCGATCGATCACTCGAAACCGCTGAGAAACAGCTCTCGCAGTAA